The genomic region AACAGGAACCACTGAAAGAAATCCGATTGTGTGTAAGTCAGCTATTGATGaataattttaatttaaaatcagtttaaaaaaaaaaaaaacctgaacaatAGTTGTCTTCCAGAACTGAACTAGATGTTTAATGAAGATAACCAGCTTCTACTGTCGCGTATAATCACATCATCGGGACTTCAGCCttggtgtgacctaaagtcaacAAGATAACAATTACACTTAATATTTATAAACTATGAACAACATTAATGAACCATAAAGGTAACTGAGGTTTGTCAATGTCATATACATTAGGGTGGTCACGAAATGtatgggaaattttttttttttttaccaaaacattccgaccaccctgccattttttttacataggctaaaagaaggcaacaagcaaaatttcagaaaaattggttaatatttagaggtgccacacgaggttgcaaatcgggttaagccattgacattagttggtgcgtagactgttgcagagaagatctcaaacccccaaaaagtcacagttctagagagaatatgccacttctatgaaaaagaagaggcaggaagagtttatagactgctAGAAGATTAACTTTCATGTACTAAGGgcttcttaaacaatgagcactgatcgtaatatgctgatgaagttgtgaatgtttttcagaTGGTTAGCAACAGTAATACGAGTAGTActggtggtgcaaagcacaaaaccagaaaggacaattatgtttggttaatcgGTCCCACTTCTAAGGAACGGTCTGGGAGAAaacttccttctgctagggaagtccttagtgtgttcttttatctccacaagacaccataataccgaagggtttagaaaatcacagacaagtaataacTATTGTTACtgtgaacacaggaagttatattactgtattgtttgtattaatatgaaacagttaataagccacattattttatattgtgtcttgagtgaaaactttaatggctttgtggcacctctaaacattgttcaatcttaaccaaattttgcacaataacttcttttaggcaatgtaaaaaaaaaaaattgggaccacCCTAATATACATACAGGGGCATCAGGGAATTTCATTCAGGACTAAAAGAGTGTTTTATTAAATAGGGAATAAAGTTAAATAAAACCGCACACTTATTCCTCTGAATCCACAGCAACTAGCCAACAATTAGTGTAACAGTGTAGTGAGTAACAGCTCACTAAGCAATTAAAAactagtgcattaatataaacctgcaattTTAGCTGCATGACTGTCAGAACTGCTGATACAGAAAACGAATAAACacgttctgaccaatcaggatccagCGGTGATGTGATCTAAATCACTTGACCTCGTACTGAATATTTAATGATTCTTTTCCAAAAACATTATGATGCTAATGCATGTTGATTATTAGCTGTCGAGTGTCACTGGTTGATTTTTCCCTTTAACACTCCTAATCCAGTTCGAATTACATTGAGGTCGGTTAGAATGTTGTTTATTAAACTGGTGTAAAGGGGCAGTTTTCACTCACCACCATCAGATGGCCAGTTTTGTCCTTGTACACTGTGGCTTCCTGTCCATTGCTGAAGTCCACAAAGTTCTCCTTCCCTCCATTGATCTCAAACTTAATACTGAAACAGGATCAAATATTAGACCATTAGCTGCTGGTGGTGTAATCTTTTATGATTTAGTTATGACATAGTGAACCATCTCACCTCGCCTGAAGCACGTTGATGGCGTTCTGCTTTTTTGCCAGCACGCCCAGTTTGGTCAAAACTTCATAAAGGTGATCACACTGAAGAATGAGATCTCCCTAATGCAGGACACGACTGTCTTATCACTAAATCTCAAACCGTACATTATGTAATAACTTTTATATTTATAAAAACGTTGATTTTGTTATAATACCATGAACAGTGTTTTACTACACATTATGCCTACAGTTTAACAGTAAATTCAACAAACGGAGTGGATGGACTTGGACCTGATCTAACACTACGGTAATTTGATCAGAAGTTACACTACAGTGATCTGCTGAAAACAGGAAGTTTAAATATCCTGTCTTTTCTTATATTAAAGTTAATTTGTTTTGGGATCTTTATTTAGCGATGCTATGAATAACGTCCACACACTCAGTGTAATCTTGGTACCTTTTGCTTGGGGCCATCACACACCACGTGGAGGATCATGAAAGTGTCTCCCAGGTTACTGACAGAAACACCTGAAAAACACAATGACATCAGAACACAGTTACACAAACAGAGCTCACTAAAACAACTGACTCTTAACACTAGGTTTaaatcgttaagaacaaattacGCCTCATGGTGATCTGCGACCATGATTCAATTTCTATCACCTGGTCCATCTAAAAGCAGTGATTAGCATTTATATACACAATACATTACCTTCATCTGTGTCCCTAAAAGCATTTTAAGTGGGAACCTCCACTGATGAGTCACTTAATGCAAACCCTAATAAAAATACATCCTTAgtaaagttaaaaaataaaaaaataaaaataaaaaagtgtccAGTGGTGGTTCATAGTTCACCTTTGAGCGAGACGTATTCGACTCTCTGTTTGAGCTTGGCCTCGTCTACGACATGAAGTGCAACCTGGGTGAGAATTAATTGCCTGGGTCTTGGCTTGAACCCGTTCCGGTCATATTTCACCACAGGAACACTGTACTGCAGAGACAGGAACACCAGAGAAAACAGAAATGGATGAGAAGATAAAAAGACAAAGTGGACAGAAGATAAACGGATGGTTGTTCTTTAATCTGAATTGCTGATCCTAATACGCTTTGTTCCAGTTCCATAGCCAGTGTGATTTATTAAGACTCAGTTTTACAATCTACCTTGATGCGTTCCTGTGTTATTGTCTGCAGGACACGCTCATTAATGTCCTGCTCACCTACCGTACAGGGAGACACAAGACACCAAAAGACAACAGCGTCAAATTCTGGATGAACTGCTCATTAAAACAGAGTGCGTACAAAAACACTAAAGTTCAAATCATGTCAGCAATTAGAGAGAACGTTCAAATGATgtagaacatgatgatgatgtgtaATGGACTGACTGATCCTGGTGTCCACAAACGGCACAGCGACACTCTGAGGATAGCTTTCCTTCTTCCCTTTAAAGATGCCACTGGTGACGACCTTCAGCTGCAGCTAGCACAGGAAAAGACATCATCGCATTATTAACATGAAACAGACACCTCATCAGGAGACATGTTTGAAAAGGATCATAGGGGACATATCTCCACTGTCCAAAATCACACTGTGCTTTATGAACGATGGTGTATGTGGTGGAGACAACACGCTGTGTTACAAATCAAGTTTTAATTTAAATTAAGTTTTTAAGTATTACCTGGGCTTTCCTCTGAGGCGTGAGCCCTCGTACATACTTCCTCACTAACCAGCGTGTGTGCAGCCGCCGCAGCATCTCTGACGCCTACAAGGACGAGAGCAAAAGACAGGACCGAAACAATCTGACTGTTCATCTCGTCattaataaaaaaagatatatgaAGCATTTAACTAAGCTACACTCATTTGCATAAAGGAAATATGATTATTAAGACACGGTAATGTAGTACAGGGTGATGTTCAGCATCATTACCTCTCTCATTACAGGTGGAGGTGTGAGCCATGTGGTTTTGTCCAGAACTGTTTTTGGTAGGTTATTTTTCAGCCTTTTGAGGTAGCTCTGTCTGACAAACGCCAGGTATTCGGAGTTATCTGTGCATTTTGCCTCGCCACGTGTGATATAAGCCTTAATAAAtctataaacacacacaaaaacatcaCATCACACTTCAAATCCCCCAACTCTAATTCTAGCACTAATCCAGCCAACCTGAGTGAGATTACAGTAAACTCTCCAGAAGCAGTTTGATCAGATAATATCTGGGCCACGATACAgggtgagccattccaccgaatcggtgccatttctgtccctagaaaattatatgtataaatgcacataaaaatgtactttaaaatacatttccttattacgcagaatgtcctgcacattgatctgatttcaaatttaagatatagaattgtaaggattaattaaaactacctaaaacactgaaaaatagcatgtgttacctgtccgcgcactctaactttatacttaactatgaaatatgattaaaatccttcagatacagtatttcttttgcactgttgtgtgactccatatcctatccatggtttaaatatatatttttcataagaaatccacaatatcttagttaaaatacacattttagttgtgtccctgggttttcactcagtcctgttacccaaacatattaccccatctgacaaatttggaacattccataaatcacatgctcaacaggaaattacatcagttgtgtcttctgaaggccatgggaagaccaaaagttagttctctcatttacctttctgtatatttgatgattttttaactttgactgataaggtcaatgtcaacatactgtcctgttacttaaattatttcttagatgatatttattttaaaaatacagatttttttgtaaatcactagaatgtgctaagtgtggtcatgctattagcgatgacgccatgtgacttaattccatgtattagctaatcctaggctaaaaactcagtcctgttactttgagttttggtaacaggactgaaaaaaatgcagccatctttgacttccaaaccttgtaaaaaaataaataacgtagccttttaacattttgaatagttaaatatgtgtgttattataatcagtgttgaaaagatataacatattaagtttaatttgggagtggcacaacaagcaaatggcacccattcggtggaatgtcccgggTTTATACATGTCTCATGATTCACTACAGTTACAACATGAGTTCGTTTCCTTGGACGTCCATTTCATTACACAGCCCTGAGCTCCACTTACTTTTTGATAACTTTGACAGCCCAggctcgtttctctctctctttccgagCCTGAACTCCTCTCCAGCACGTTTCAATCTTAGTAGCTGTTGGTAAGAATATTTGTCTTATTACGACATGTCCGATAAGATTTAGAATTCACATTTACTGTTTTCATTTTTAGGAAATATCTGAAATGAAATGACGAACCTGCTTGTTTCTGTTTTTTGAACTCTTCTCTCGTTCGGAAGCCCTTGTACTTAGCTTGAATCTTTGCaactacaacacacacactcaaatgtTCATATAATTCCTAGCAGAAATCTCACATCCTCAAGCTCTCCATTATCTCACTGAACTCTTACTCTACTGACCCAGTTCATGTTTACAGAGCTCATAGGCGTCCTCGATGGCAAACACTGTCCTGGCATAGCGGATGAAGATTTTAGTCCTGCAAATAGCAAACAGGAATTGAGTCCAAAGATatgcctttttttaatttttactttCATTATTTCTCTGTTTACAAGTCACTGTTACCTAATTTCAGTCTaaagcgcacgtgtgtgtgtgtgtgtgtgtgttacctgcccATCTTGTACTCATCAGGCTGGTAGCCCAGGTGCTGCACCAGTCTCTCCACTCCCTCAGAAGGAACTCCTCTCCAGTGTGGCCAAGTATCAGGGCACAGAGGTTTATACCTGCAACATCACCATAAACACACCTCAGTGTCTCAACATCATCATGAACAAGATTTATGAAAATACTCAGGACATGGGAAACTTGCGCTTTTTCCCCCCAAAAATGAACATAATATGACTATCATTATACCTTTTCAGAAATTCCTCATATCTCCTCCGATAAGCAAAACCGGCCCGCCTGACTCTCAGATGCTCCATCAGACCCAAATACTTCACCTGGTGCCTCACCAGCACATCATCAAACCTTCCTAGACAGACAGAGTGATGTGTAAACACCTAATTGTTGTATTCTTTAGAAAAATGCCAATTAGAAATAAGACCATTCGCTATGCATTGAATAAAATCCAAATCTTAACGTTCTGTCAGGAAGCAGTGACTATTTCACACAGATAGGGAActgtataaagtgtgtgtgtgtgtgtgtgttgtctcacCTGACTGCTTGTCATCGTTAGATTTTAGACAGCGAACGTACCAGGCTTCTTTAGCCATCAGGATCTCGGTCAGTCCCTGCAGACTGTTTTTAAACTGAGTCGCCACCTGCGTTCACATTCAGATGGATCGAGCTCACTCTGATCCAGTTTCATTCATTTTGGAATAATTGATTTTGCTTCAGTCTAATAGCTATGGAGCTGATTTTATTTATGTCAGTGAACAACACAGAGGCAGCTACAGTATATCAGAGAAACGTACCtattacagtaaaaaaaaaaattccctggtGCTTAAAAGTATTTTTAATAGCATTACcaagcagtaataataataataataataataatatatgctggtaaaaccatttggtgaagacACCCATCACTGATACTGGGTTTAAAGCTGCTTTCTGATTGGCTGTGTCTCATTCATCAACCTGTCAGTGTCTCACCGTCTCAGGTCTTCTCCTGCTGTCCACCTCATCAGAGGAGAAACACTGCTGCATTATAGAGTTCTTCGACTGCCGCATcacctgtctcacacacacacacacacacacacacacacacacacacacacacacacacacacacacaccagcaaaaTACAGTACATCTTACTGAGTTCAGCTCCTGTATAATATACGCTGTGTAGTGGGCGGAGCTATGCTGAATTCTAGTTGtactcatagacatataaacatagacgccgcattctgcgtagaatcatacgtcatcctcgccaccatattggacgtggcaaagtggagattcttcagccatctctggtatagcgtctagacagtagccgagaataaagatgcctcattcatgggctgcgtttaactgtaccaaaaggtttaccatccaaacgagatcacatgggattacctttcacaggtgagactggaaaaatacttttcaatactgttccttcagtcttcagtctcccagctcatctccaccgggggggtgtagagttataagcagtgagaattagagaatacagtgccacactatgatgaacgtttttgaatgtatgatgaatgtttttaacctttctgaatgtgaaggaatcagtgatgtattttgttttggtatggcgttagaacctggccgaactcagtttggcgctcattcagctcactttattcagcgagagtaggtctgtgtggtgactcaataaataaaacagtacatttttattttcattcactatttccagtttttccactatttccatcatttatcatattcagtcttgtaggttggttattgtggcctcaggttttggtagcttgctacggtatgctgactgattagcttacctgagctatctatcgcggatctgtcgctagtttgcagtgtacaggggatttcgcacactatttataaccatcacattaaaagttatatatgttgttttgatgcctgtttgtttcccaaatatatacgtgtgtgtcttaatgggtgaataaaaggcatcgagttaaatcttattgtagaaaggggctttatgaagttcagtccatttacttgcactggtttacggggaagatttgccacatccaatatggtggacactctgacgtatcccagcaacgggccaccagctcaatgcggcgtctatgtttatatgtctgtggTTGTACTGACCTCTTTAATGTGCCTGTAGAGCAGGTCGTTGTtcttgtcaatgaagcctgtcaacaATGTAAAAGGAGACAAAACGCTTAAAGAAATTAAGGACCCGAGAGAGAGAACGCAGATCTGCGATCAACTTTTCATGTTGTCTGGAGTTGGAGTTTCACACagtgattaaaaataaaaaaacaatacaTTTTTGTTTACGGTGCATGATGAATTTAATGCACTGAAATATTAATAAGCATTCTTTAGTTCTTCAGAAGCGGTGTTTAATGTGACGTGTCTTACCCACGACGCAGTAAGTCACCTCGCCTGCGTAATGAAGCAGACGGAAGTCGCCTCTCTCCAGAGTCCTGCGAATTTTCTTATCAGCCAGCTTCTGT from Neoarius graeffei isolate fNeoGra1 chromosome 24, fNeoGra1.pri, whole genome shotgun sequence harbors:
- the myo1ha gene encoding unconventional myosin-Ih; the protein is MNQSRPFSNLQKGKGKTRQLDLERALTARDRVGVQDMVLLDAHNSEIAFLDNLKKRFSEDLIYTYIGTLLISVNPYKELDIYSKKHMDLYMVVNFYELPPHIYALADNAYQTMLAESNNHFILISGESGAGKTEATKKILQYYAGSCPGSSLLNSVRDQMLMSNPILEAFGNAKTLKNNNSSRFGKYMDIQFDCQGDAVGGHILSYLLEKSRVVHQNHGERNFHIFYQLLEGGDEDLLRQLGLERDTQRYNYLLQGECAKVSSINDRNDWKSVKNALLVMHFDLSDIEHLFGIIASVLHLGNVQFDGDTKGNAVLNSSAELRWVSKLTGVHVQVLSEALTYRKIEARADEVLCPFTVDHAIYARDALAKAIYGRTFTWLVNRINESLENQDSSRKTVIGLLDIYGFEVFCVNSFEQFCINYCNEKLQQLFIQLTLKAEQEEYEAEGIEWEPVQFFNNKIICDMVEEKHRGIISVLDEECVMPGDATDLTFLEKMEKKMGNHPHFITQKLADKKIRRTLERGDFRLLHYAGEVTYCVVGFIDKNNDLLYRHIKEVMRQSKNSIMQQCFSSDEVDSRRRPETVATQFKNSLQGLTEILMAKEAWYVRCLKSNDDKQSGRFDDVLVRHQVKYLGLMEHLRVRRAGFAYRRRYEEFLKRYKPLCPDTWPHWRGVPSEGVERLVQHLGYQPDEYKMGRTKIFIRYARTVFAIEDAYELCKHELVAKIQAKYKGFRTREEFKKQKQAATKIETCWRGVQARKEREKRAWAVKVIKKFIKAYITRGEAKCTDNSEYLAFVRQSYLKRLKNNLPKTVLDKTTWLTPPPVMREASEMLRRLHTRWLVRKYVRGLTPQRKAQLQLKVVTSGIFKGKKESYPQSVAVPFVDTRISEQDINERVLQTITQERIKYSVPVVKYDRNGFKPRPRQLILTQVALHVVDEAKLKQRVEYVSLKGVSVSNLGDTFMILHVVCDGPKQKGDLILQCDHLYEVLTKLGVLAKKQNAINVLQASIKFEINGGKENFVDFSNGQEATVYKDKTGHLMVVTPRLKSR